In the Bacteroidota bacterium genome, CTAATGTGCGGATGTACTAATTGCACTGCGGTTCGGTATGATTCTCATTCAGAGCTCCGTTGGTAACAAATTATGTGCTTATGTGCTATGTTGGTGCTGATTAGCTGCAGATAGTTGCTTTTCAGTGAAGCCCTTAGGAAGTTAAAGACAGTTGGTGATGGTGGTTATAAATGCTAACATTTTTCGAGTCGATTAAAAATCAATAATGTTAAAATAGTTCATCAGATGTTGCCTAATCATGCCTGATATTGTAGAATAAGCCCAATGCTTATTTCCTGTTTGGTTAACTGTTTTTTGTATTATTCTCACTAATAAATCACATATCAAAGTTGCCCATATTTGTATTTCTATTGCATTGGGATTATCGCCTAAAAAATATTTTAATGGATAACGTTGTTTTATGCGCTTGAATAATGTTTCAATTTGCCATCTGCGCTTATACAAGTCTGCAATGACTTCCGGATCGCTAGTAATCATTACAAACAAATTGAAACATGCGTTGCTTTTCCTCATCCCAAAATTCAACTACTCGGGCTTTAATTAAGGATTTTTTCGATTACTTGGCCGACCTAATTCCACATAATTATCAGAGCGGACACCTGAGTCATAGGCTGCTTCCGACACAGGGCGGCACCAGCACTTTTACAGAAGCATCCTTTTAAGTCGGCTTACCCATCTAATACCGTGATTACCCCATTCAGCGAACTGCTTGTAATTGGTGTAGGCTTTATCAAACAACACAGTAGAGTTATCAGGCACTTTAAGTTGGTGTAAGAAAGTTAAATCATGTTCTTTGGCTTCACTAAAAAACAAATGCAGGTAAATCATGTTTGGCATTTATCATCACAGTGCGCTTTAACACCACCTCTTTTTCCATTTTTGTTTAGCGGACGGCACCGCGCATCACTGAATTAAAGAGACTAAATGTTGTTGAATCGATGAAAATAAGTCATCATCGATATTTAATGGACGGCGGCTGTCCGGTAAACCGAAATAGGTATCATAAAGCATGTGATACACACTTTCGAAGAATTTGGCAGGACGGCGTTGATTTGCTTCTGATAACGCAATTTTTGTGTATCAGCAACCCTAAATGATTGGAGTTTATTTAGGCCGTAACCCCATTCCTGTAGTGATTTCACGCAAATTGGTGGCATTGAAAAAGCCATAACATCGTGATCAAATGGTCATATGCCATAAATTTCTTGCAATATCGATTTGCATTATGCTAGACAAACGCTCGATTTGTGCCCGGGTATTAGAAGTAGTTGATTGAATACCGGCTGTCCGGTAAAAAAAGTACCTTTGCGCATAAGTTTAGTTTTTGGTCGCAAATCAAAACTAACACTTATTGGGAGTTCTTCGGAGCTCCCTTTTTATTTATTATTATTTTTTACCGGACAACAGTGATGTACCAATGTGCAAATGGAACAGCCGGATTTAGAGTAAGATTTTCATACGAAGCTCCGTTGGGAGCTATAAAAAATTAATTGCTGCTGTGCAAATTGAGCAGCCGGAGAATGCCCAATGTGCGGATACCAATGGAACAGCCGATTTTGAGTAATCATTTCATACGAAGCTCCGTAGGGGCTGACCCATGTGTCTGCCCAATGTGCTTCAAACCTGATAATTTGCTAATGTGGCAACCTCGTTGACTGCTGTTCGAACAGCCGATTTTGAGCACGATTGTCCTCTAACCTCCGAACCCCATCAGCTAATTTGCTAATCGGCTAATTTGCTAATTAACTAATGTGTCTCCACGTCAACTAATTGGCAAGCAGCCAATTATAAGCATGATTGTCCTCTAACCTCTGAACCCCATCAGCTAATTTGCTAATCAACTAATTTGCTAATTAAAAGTATTAATCTTTCTTCTTGATCTCAATCTCAGTAGTCCCGTCTTTAATCTCGATGCTGGTTTTGTTGTCACCATTTTTGTTTCCACTTTCGCACCTTTTTCGCCAATAATGATTTCGGTAGATTTTTTGAGGGTCTTTTGTTTCTACTTCAACTGTTTTAGTTTCTGTAGTTGTTGTGGTTTCAGGCAGGGTTTCGGTTTCATCTACTTTCTTTTCAGAGCAAGACGCTAACACACCGGTAATTATTACTATAATGAATATTTTGATTTTTCTCATTTACCAAAGTTACTCTATTTAAGGCAGCATTTGCGTTTTGCGGTGCATTGTTTGATTATTTATTAGAAAGTAACCATTGAGGGATGTCTTATAAGTGGTTTTGTTGCAAAAATTTATTATACTTCACAAAACTTGGCGAAAAATGAGATTCGAATTTTATTTGTTAAGCAACGGTAGTCTTATTTCTAGCCACATACAAAAGCATCTTCTTTTATATGCATTTTTGCATTGTATTTGTAGGTTTGAAATCTAAGATTAATCCGATTATTTAATGCATATGATGATGCTTTAGTTGGCAATATACTTCAATAACATAATATGGAACAACATATAATAAATGGTCTTCATAATGATGTGGCATTAATTCATCACTTCCAATACCAACATCCTTTGTTAAATCAATCCCTAATTCTTTATCAAGTCCTTTAAATTCATTTATGATGCTTTTTTAGTTGACCTAAATAATTTTGACAATCATTACAATTACATATAAAAGCCGGCTTATCCATATAATAATCTACTGTGGATTGACATCAACATTTAAAATTATATTTCCGATTGCGATTTGTGTCATGGTTATTGGTTATGACGGTTTCGGGCTTTGCTATGGTCGACTTTTGAAACCAAAAACTGTCTCCCAGCACCATCATTAATTAATTAATCAAATTTTTTTTTTATACTGCCTGCTAACAAAGGCAAACCAATATTAGCAGGCATTATTTCTATCCTTTTATAAATTTGTCGATTTTTCTTTTGTAAACATACCGATTGTTGTAAAACCTTTGCATTTTCTTCAATATCTCCGTTTTCTTGTCAAAGTGTGCATGCGCATTTGGTCATTTACAAAAATATTTATTTCGTCTATGCTGTCTGAAACATAAAAGTCAAATATGTTTCTGTTACCACCAAAAGGATAAAGCGATAGATGCTTACTAGTCAATTCGTTTTTTGGGATTTTTTACAAATCCAATTAAAAAGTCCGCATGGTAAATATTTTATTACTGATTGTGTCCTGAAACCGTATACTGAACCATTCTTGCTGTTCACCCCTCCAGTCAAACCATTTGATATAAAGTGTGTCACTGTGACCTGTTGAAGAAATTGTCTCAACACGGTTGTGATTATTAGTTGTGTCGAAAGTCAAAAAATATTTTTGATTTGTTTCAGTAAATACACCTTCTCCATACCAATATTGCATATCATCAGTACCACTATATTGTATGAAAGTCCCAAAGTTGTCAGATTTGTTTTTTTAAATAAAAATATAATTGTTTGAAAACATTGATGCGTTCTCCTGTAGGTAAATAGTTGTGTCTTGCGCGAATAATTGCCCAATGACAGCCATGAATAATATTGTAAATATGATATTAAGTCGTTTCATTTATTAATGACTGCTGACGGTTTAACACTTTGCGTTTTGAAAGCACTTCACTATCTTCCTCACAAACTTAATAAAAATTTCTACACTTGCTGTGCGGTTAGAATTTTTATCACTTCCATATTTTTTAATGAGTTTTAATAATGGAAATACTTTTCTCTCAATTGGTTTATCCAACGTTTTTCTTTATTGTCAGACTGCGCATTTGCGATATCATTTTGATCGTCTGCATGATTATTCAATTCTAAATCAAAACTTTCGTTTTCGTCTGGTGGTTGTTTCAAGTCTGCACCACCTTTGTGTGCAAATTGAATATAGTTTTTTGGTGGTGTAGGTAATTTACTTTCACATTCTTTGAACAGAGATTTACCAGTAGAGGTAGAATGTCAGTACTACTGTTAACGAAATCCAAAGTTGATTTGTTTGCTCATAAGTCATGGACTTGTCACAAACACAACATTTTACAGTGTCGCTAAAATACCTAACTGGATTGTCTTTTAATGAGGGAAATTCCATTCTGTTTTCCAATTACCAACCAAAGCTCTAGTGCTTACTCTGCTGTGTTTAAGATTTTTACACCTTGTAATTTCATAAGGAAACCAATTTTAATTCATATGAAGTATATGGATCGAAATATTCAAGTAATTCCATTTCACCAATTTCCGGTGGAATACGTTTTAACTTACTGCCATAAAGCCAAACCTTTTTAACTTTTTTTAGTTTTGATATTGTCTCCGGTAATATGTTTATTTGGGCAAACAATTTTTCTCCAGGCTCTTCTACGGGGAAAATTCGTCACTGTTTTCTGCCGCAACCTTTTCAACATAATCGCAAAGTTTTTTCCAGGCAACAGAATTTCTGTCTTGAATATCATGCTCTATTTTGGACATATTTTTAACCATTGTTTGTTTTTGCTTGGCAATGCGTCTATCCTTGTTACTAAAGTTTTGGCGCTTGGCGAAGAATCGTATTTCAAAGCTATAATTCGTTTGCTTTTTTTTATTGTTACCTGTCAATTATTTTTATGTCCATTGATTCACAATAACTTCGAATATATTCTTCTGTCCATCTATTTCCGTATTTTTGTCCAAGGCTTTGTGACACTTTTATATTATTGTCTTCAATTTCTTTTGTCATATTACAACCCACACATTCTATTTTAAAACCATATTTTGTCTCAGGATGGTCAAGATTACAAAATGGACAACCGTCGCCCACATAAAATATATCAATGCAATATTTTCGAGCGAATCCTTATTGTTTTATGCACTGTACTATCCGTCTGCCCATAACTACTTTGGCTAAGTGACAGCAATGTTGCGGTCAAGAATATTGTTGTCCACTTTGTCATTGTCGTTTTTGAATTGGTGCTAACGGTTTCAGGCTTAGCGTTCGTGTGCTTTTAAAAGCGAAAATTTTCTGAATTACCAAAGTTAATTAATTGCACAAATGTTTCTATGTGCACTGTTTACCCAATAACGCAAACCCCATATTAGGCGCAGTTAATTCCTTTTGTCTCCGCATGCAGCACAGAATGTCGCTTGTTTTGTCCTATATGGTTTGCCACAGCTTTCGCATGGTGGTCCATACTTTTCTATTCTGTGGTGCATTATTGCATTTGGCTCAGTTTCCTGAAAACCTGTTACTTCAAAATAGTATTTCAAAAGTTCTTTAAATCGTTCTGGTTTATTGCTTAGACTGACCCCACTATTATTCATTCCTTTTCTATAAAGTAGATAGGCCTTTTGAAATTCATCTTCGTCAAGCATAGGAATTTCCATTTTACAACGCCAACACCAAAGTTTTTCATTCTTCAATTTCCATTTTAGGTGCAGTAATTCTCATATTTCAAGTATTATATCCAACACACCCTGTAAGGCGAAGTTAATGTCTTTCCCAGTTTTTTATGTTGGCTACTAAAATTTCAAATTCGATAATTTTCGTATGGTCTACTGAATAGTCTTTTTGGAAAATTATTTTGCCATTA is a window encoding:
- a CDS encoding transposase, which translates into the protein MITSDPEVIADLYKRRWQIETLFKRIKQRYPLKYFLGDNPNAIEIQIWATLICDLLVRIIQKTVNQTGNKHWAYSTISGMIRQHLMNYFNIIDF